A genomic window from Thalassoroseus pseudoceratinae includes:
- a CDS encoding class I SAM-dependent methyltransferase → MTSEISKTASSSTPPRFNDLRILWHMVVTRGRGKTHQERLEHFYEGQAAGYDAFRRRLLHGRSEMIRSLPFPENGVWVDLGAGTGENVEHAVEKLPNLKSVYLVDLCRPLLKVAEQRISDREWDNVEVAHGDATTFSPPDGVADVVTFSYSLTMIPDWFAALENARRLLKPGGVIGVSDFYVSRKHPPEGRRRHGWGTRTFWPTWFATDDVFLHPDHLPALHRYFEPIDCVEGRGKVPYIPFLRAPYYYFIGRKKADASLPNT, encoded by the coding sequence ATGACTTCCGAAATCTCGAAAACGGCCTCATCCTCCACTCCGCCGCGGTTTAACGATCTTCGCATCCTGTGGCACATGGTGGTGACGAGAGGTCGCGGAAAAACGCACCAGGAGCGACTGGAACACTTCTATGAGGGCCAAGCCGCGGGTTACGACGCCTTTCGTCGCCGCTTGTTGCACGGCCGAAGTGAAATGATCCGCTCCCTGCCCTTCCCGGAAAACGGTGTCTGGGTCGATCTGGGAGCCGGCACGGGAGAAAATGTCGAACATGCGGTTGAGAAACTCCCGAACTTGAAATCGGTGTACTTGGTCGATCTGTGTCGCCCACTGCTGAAAGTCGCTGAACAACGGATTTCCGATCGCGAATGGGACAATGTGGAAGTCGCGCACGGCGATGCCACAACGTTTTCCCCACCCGATGGCGTCGCCGATGTGGTAACGTTTTCCTACTCGCTGACTATGATTCCCGACTGGTTCGCAGCTCTGGAGAATGCACGTCGACTCCTCAAGCCTGGGGGAGTCATTGGGGTTAGTGATTTCTATGTATCGAGGAAACATCCTCCCGAGGGACGTCGTCGACATGGATGGGGAACGCGGACCTTTTGGCCGACTTGGTTCGCCACCGATGATGTCTTTCTCCATCCGGACCACCTCCCGGCGTTGCATCGGTATTTTGAACCGATCGACTGTGTTGAGGGCCGTGGAAAGGTTCCATACATCCCGTTTTTGCGGGCCCCGTACTACTACTTCATCGGTCGAAAAAAGGCCGATGCGTCTCTTCCGAACACATAA
- a CDS encoding DUF3419 family protein codes for MFLESLTALQFRMVHSRNLVYNTCWEDPRLDRVALQLGENDTIAMITSAGCNALDYALDNPKRIDAIDMNPRQNALLQLKQAAIRTLDYSTFFQLFGEGRLLNWRDIYEGNLRDMLPAESQQFWDRRGHSFFTGKVRRSFYFRGSSGIFAWFVNHYMDRVLRIREALANMLSAKTVEEQCEIYQREQLRSRLFKPYVRWLVRRNSVLSMLGVPKAQRLQLERGHEGGVAEYIMDCIEAVFARLPLHDNYFWRVYMTGSYTKDCCPEYLKRKNFERLKAGLVDRIHTHTTTVTDFLNNHTEPVSRFVLLDHMDWMSVGHRQKWLAEEWQAIADRSAPDTRLIWRSAGLTADFIDSIEIERNQTRNRVGDWLEYDTDLATALHPKDRVHTYGSFYIAKTTNS; via the coding sequence ATGTTTTTGGAATCGCTGACGGCGTTACAGTTTCGGATGGTCCATTCCCGAAACTTGGTTTACAACACATGTTGGGAAGATCCCCGTCTTGACCGTGTCGCATTGCAATTGGGTGAGAACGACACCATTGCCATGATCACCTCCGCCGGTTGCAATGCTTTGGATTACGCCTTGGACAATCCCAAGCGGATCGACGCGATCGACATGAATCCCCGCCAAAACGCCCTGCTGCAATTGAAGCAAGCGGCGATCCGAACGTTGGATTACTCCACGTTTTTTCAACTGTTCGGTGAAGGTCGACTGTTGAACTGGCGTGACATCTACGAGGGCAACTTGCGAGACATGCTGCCCGCTGAATCACAACAGTTTTGGGATCGTCGCGGCCACTCGTTCTTCACCGGCAAAGTGCGTCGCAGCTTCTACTTTCGAGGGTCCTCGGGAATATTCGCCTGGTTTGTGAACCACTATATGGATCGCGTCCTTCGAATTCGCGAAGCACTTGCGAACATGCTCTCGGCAAAGACGGTCGAGGAACAATGCGAAATCTATCAACGCGAACAACTCCGAAGTCGACTGTTCAAACCATACGTGCGATGGCTCGTGCGACGGAATTCGGTGCTGTCTATGCTGGGTGTGCCGAAGGCTCAACGGTTGCAGCTCGAACGAGGCCACGAAGGCGGAGTTGCTGAATACATCATGGATTGTATCGAAGCCGTCTTCGCCCGTTTGCCATTGCACGACAATTACTTCTGGCGGGTCTACATGACCGGAAGTTACACCAAGGATTGCTGCCCGGAATACCTGAAACGCAAGAACTTCGAGCGTCTCAAAGCCGGTCTGGTCGACCGCATCCACACGCACACCACAACTGTGACAGACTTCCTCAACAATCATACGGAACCGGTTTCGCGGTTTGTACTGCTTGATCACATGGACTGGATGAGCGTCGGACATCGGCAAAAGTGGTTGGCTGAAGAGTGGCAAGCCATCGCCGATCGATCTGCCCCCGACACCCGACTCATTTGGCGAAGTGCCGGTTTGACGGCGGACTTCATCGACTCAATCGAGATCGAACGCAACCAGACGCGAAACCGTGTGGGAGACTGGCTCGAATACGACACTGATCTAGCCACCGCACTGCACCCGAAGGATCGCGTCCACACGTACGGCAGCTTCTACATCGCCAAGACGACCAATTCTTGA
- a CDS encoding peptidylprolyl isomerase — translation MKNATIETNKGTIRLELYDDKTPKTVENFEKLAKDGFYDGLKFHRVIQDFMIQGGCPQGTGTGGPGYKFEDEFHPDLKHDSPGILSMANAGPNTNGSQFFITHVPTPHLDNRHSVFGKVVDQESQDVVNSIEVGDTMTKVTVE, via the coding sequence ATGAAAAACGCGACGATCGAAACCAACAAAGGCACGATTCGTCTGGAACTTTATGACGACAAGACCCCAAAAACTGTGGAGAATTTCGAGAAACTCGCCAAGGATGGATTTTACGACGGTTTGAAATTTCACCGTGTCATCCAGGACTTCATGATCCAAGGCGGCTGCCCACAAGGCACAGGCACCGGGGGACCGGGGTACAAGTTCGAGGATGAATTCCATCCCGACTTGAAGCACGATTCGCCAGGCATTCTCTCGATGGCCAACGCCGGCCCGAATACCAACGGCAGCCAGTTTTTCATCACGCACGTGCCCACGCCGCACTTGGACAACCGTCACTCGGTCTTCGGCAAAGTTGTCGATCAAGAAAGCCAAGATGTCGTGAACAGCATCGAAGTCGGCGACACGATGACCAAAGTCACGGTCGAGTAG
- a CDS encoding pilus assembly protein TadG-related protein: protein MRNATIRFSRRQKLTTRRGAVVCLAAAMMIMILAFLAFTVDVGFIALTKAQMKGCSDAAALSGSQELIPLFKPGATLTYGLAQDNAGLAAEDIATYHRSGDHKQAYLERSRDVKFGQYYQDENSGAMVKQYDVWPANFVEVTTRRDQPLGQGETAGTGSPDSSLPLFFAPALGTRSADLRVRSTAAMLPGIGFRKPPGNGQTVDILPIALDIETWEDLLAGVGDDNFSYNEQTKQVSSGTDGILEVNLYPTGDGSLPPGNRGTVDIGGANNSTNDLKRQILYGISREDFDELGFELRFDQQCILNGDTGLSAGIKAQLEAIIGQPRAIPLFSDVSGPGNNANYTIEKFVGIRILEVKLTGSPKKKRVIVQPCEFVSSYVIPGPGTIQVDSILTTPRLIE, encoded by the coding sequence ATGCGAAATGCAACTATTAGATTCTCCAGACGACAGAAACTCACAACAAGACGCGGAGCTGTCGTATGCCTGGCAGCTGCAATGATGATTATGATTCTCGCATTCCTCGCATTTACGGTTGATGTGGGATTCATCGCACTCACAAAAGCCCAGATGAAAGGCTGCTCCGATGCGGCGGCATTGTCTGGATCTCAAGAACTTATTCCACTCTTTAAACCCGGTGCGACCCTGACGTATGGACTCGCCCAAGACAACGCGGGACTAGCAGCTGAGGATATCGCAACTTACCATCGTTCAGGCGACCACAAACAGGCCTACTTAGAACGTAGTCGAGACGTCAAATTCGGCCAGTACTATCAAGACGAAAATAGCGGCGCCATGGTCAAACAGTATGATGTATGGCCGGCTAACTTTGTTGAAGTAACAACACGTCGTGATCAACCTCTCGGTCAGGGCGAAACGGCGGGCACTGGTAGCCCTGATTCATCACTTCCCCTGTTCTTCGCTCCCGCACTTGGCACACGCAGTGCTGATCTCCGTGTGCGATCCACAGCGGCTATGTTGCCGGGGATCGGTTTCCGCAAGCCCCCCGGAAACGGGCAAACCGTCGACATCCTGCCAATCGCACTCGACATCGAAACCTGGGAAGACCTACTTGCAGGTGTTGGGGACGATAACTTCAGTTACAACGAGCAAACCAAGCAGGTGTCATCAGGCACGGACGGAATCCTGGAAGTGAACCTGTACCCAACTGGTGATGGCTCACTGCCCCCGGGAAACCGAGGAACAGTCGACATCGGTGGCGCGAACAATAGTACGAATGATCTCAAGCGTCAGATTCTCTATGGAATTAGCCGTGAAGACTTCGACGAACTTGGGTTTGAACTGCGGTTCGATCAACAGTGCATTCTCAACGGCGACACTGGTCTGAGTGCTGGTATCAAAGCACAACTTGAAGCGATCATCGGCCAACCGCGTGCGATTCCACTTTTCAGCGACGTTTCGGGCCCCGGAAACAACGCGAACTATACGATTGAAAAATTTGTTGGTATTCGCATCCTAGAAGTCAAACTGACTGGCAGCCCAAAGAAGAAACGAGTGATTGTGCAGCCTTGCGAGTTTGTCAGTTCCTACGTCATCCCTGGCCCCGGCACGATCCAAGTCGACTCCATCCTGACTACACCAAGACTCATCGAGTAA
- a CDS encoding arsenate reductase/protein-tyrosine-phosphatase family protein, with product MTEVVPYQQTNDPRDVVHRAAQLLAQGHLIALPTDTVYVVAASALQAEAVEKMAKVFPDSQADESAPLAQFAVRSRDELEDYIPEVSDVVKRLMRRCWPGPITLSLPTAANEGLLGQLPERTRQAVTHTTSGRDPHLWCRMPDHPFIDDLQSLMKAPLVLSQDRFSGSSTCDGLISQVGDHLAMAIDDGDTQYGLPATAVEVDGEQWQILSEGAVSANLLKRLTGRVYLFVCTGNTCRSPMAEGIFRKLAAERIGCSQEELADRGILVVSAGLAAHRGSPASPESVEAVRGLGVDLVSHSSQPLTSDLLDQSDHVFTMTQSHLDSILIARPDAADRVRMLTQDNRDVPDPIGGTQDDYIHCFQEIERQVRAIVETIPQP from the coding sequence ATGACCGAGGTAGTTCCCTATCAGCAAACCAATGACCCCCGGGACGTTGTGCATCGAGCCGCACAACTTCTCGCACAGGGACATCTCATTGCGTTGCCGACAGATACCGTGTATGTCGTTGCTGCATCAGCACTTCAGGCAGAAGCCGTTGAGAAAATGGCGAAGGTCTTCCCGGATTCTCAAGCAGATGAGTCCGCTCCTCTTGCTCAATTCGCAGTGCGGAGCCGAGACGAACTTGAAGACTACATTCCCGAAGTGTCCGACGTCGTGAAACGGCTCATGCGTCGTTGCTGGCCGGGACCGATCACGCTTTCCTTGCCCACGGCTGCCAATGAGGGCCTGCTCGGCCAACTTCCAGAGCGAACACGCCAGGCAGTCACGCACACCACATCCGGTCGTGATCCGCATTTATGGTGCCGGATGCCCGATCATCCGTTCATTGACGATTTGCAATCACTGATGAAGGCGCCTTTGGTGCTTTCCCAAGACCGTTTCTCGGGTTCCTCGACGTGCGACGGCTTGATCTCACAAGTCGGTGATCATTTGGCAATGGCCATCGACGACGGTGACACTCAATACGGGTTACCGGCGACTGCCGTTGAAGTTGACGGCGAGCAGTGGCAAATTCTTAGCGAAGGTGCTGTATCGGCAAATCTGCTGAAGCGACTGACCGGACGAGTCTACCTATTCGTCTGCACCGGAAACACTTGTCGAAGCCCCATGGCCGAAGGTATCTTCCGCAAACTTGCCGCAGAGCGAATCGGTTGTAGCCAGGAAGAACTGGCCGACCGGGGCATTTTAGTGGTCTCCGCGGGACTGGCCGCCCATCGTGGCAGCCCAGCGAGTCCGGAATCGGTCGAAGCAGTTCGGGGATTGGGCGTCGATTTGGTGTCCCACTCCAGTCAACCATTAACATCCGACCTGCTCGATCAGTCAGACCACGTATTCACGATGACACAAAGTCATCTGGATTCGATTTTGATTGCCCGGCCCGACGCCGCTGACCGAGTTCGCATGCTCACGCAAGATAACCGAGATGTTCCCGATCCGATCGGGGGTACTCAAGATGACTACATACATTGCTTTCAAGAAATCGAACGCCAAGTCCGGGCCATTGTGGAAACCATCCCACAACCGTAA
- a CDS encoding MOSC domain-containing protein, which translates to MKTIEDYKSTLPQIGRLGWIGAAPSRRAPLAELKEAELQAGTGIVGEHHANSGQSKRQVTLIQSEHLPAVASLVHRESVGPGLLRRNLVVSDINLLALKDRRFRIGECLLEGSGLCVPCSLMEEKLGPGGYNAMRGHGGITAIVIQGGKIRVGDSVVVEENISSD; encoded by the coding sequence ATGAAGACAATCGAAGACTATAAATCGACTTTGCCACAAATCGGACGATTGGGCTGGATCGGTGCAGCTCCGTCGCGTCGTGCACCGCTTGCAGAACTGAAGGAAGCCGAACTGCAAGCTGGGACGGGCATCGTCGGTGAGCATCACGCCAACAGTGGCCAATCGAAACGCCAAGTGACGCTAATCCAATCGGAGCATCTGCCGGCGGTCGCATCACTCGTGCATCGCGAGTCCGTCGGACCGGGACTGCTGCGGCGAAACCTTGTCGTCTCCGACATCAATCTGCTCGCTCTCAAAGACCGCCGATTCCGCATCGGTGAGTGCCTCTTGGAAGGCAGCGGCCTGTGTGTGCCGTGTTCGCTGATGGAAGAAAAACTCGGCCCCGGCGGCTACAACGCCATGCGCGGTCACGGCGGAATCACCGCCATCGTCATCCAAGGCGGCAAGATCCGTGTGGGTGATTCGGTCGTTGTCGAAGAGAATATCAGCAGTGATTGA
- a CDS encoding putative hydro-lyase yields MTKTGPRRLKQIDQTQSASAVREACRAELCTGPTSGLAAGFTQANLVILPSDWAEEFHEFCRLNPKPCPLLDVLPAGDPHPRKWADNADIRTDLPAYRVWKHGELVSEVTNIVDLWQDDFVSFLIGCSFTFESALLADGLPVRHIELGTNVPMYRTNQPCTPAGRFQGNLVVSMRPFQPADAIRAVEITSQFPQVHGSPVHIGLPEMIGIHDLHQPDFGDPVPVHADELPVFWACGVTPQAVLMESRPPLVITHSPGCMFVTDRRNCDLRSA; encoded by the coding sequence ATGACAAAAACAGGACCACGACGATTGAAACAGATTGACCAAACACAGTCGGCGTCCGCGGTCCGTGAGGCTTGCCGTGCGGAACTCTGCACGGGTCCAACGTCAGGACTGGCAGCGGGATTCACCCAAGCGAATTTGGTCATCTTGCCAAGTGATTGGGCGGAGGAATTTCACGAGTTTTGTCGACTCAATCCGAAACCGTGCCCGTTGTTGGATGTCTTACCGGCCGGCGACCCGCACCCGCGAAAATGGGCCGACAACGCCGACATCCGCACTGATCTGCCTGCCTATCGTGTTTGGAAGCATGGCGAACTTGTCAGCGAGGTGACAAACATCGTCGATCTTTGGCAGGACGACTTTGTCAGCTTTCTGATTGGTTGTTCCTTCACATTTGAATCCGCACTCCTTGCAGACGGGCTGCCTGTGCGGCATATCGAATTGGGCACGAACGTCCCGATGTACCGCACAAACCAGCCCTGCACACCCGCTGGTCGCTTCCAAGGTAACCTGGTGGTTTCCATGCGTCCGTTCCAACCGGCCGACGCAATTCGGGCGGTGGAGATCACATCCCAGTTTCCGCAAGTTCATGGTTCACCGGTTCATATCGGTCTGCCGGAAATGATCGGTATTCACGACCTGCACCAGCCAGATTTTGGAGACCCTGTCCCGGTCCATGCCGATGAACTTCCGGTATTCTGGGCCTGCGGTGTGACACCGCAGGCGGTGTTGATGGAATCGCGTCCGCCGCTGGTCATCACCCATTCACCGGGCTGCATGTTCGTGACGGACCGCCGAAATTGCGACCTCCGTTCAGCGTGA
- the rpiB gene encoding ribose 5-phosphate isomerase B, which produces MMKIAIASDHRGRSAKSQTANQLRELGHEMTDFGPADDESVDYPDFASEVAQKVSAGEFDRGILICGTGIGMCITANKFPGIRGVNCHDELTAEMSRRHNDANILCLSGDLLSDQLVARIVDVWLKTEFEGGRHARRVDKISQIETQLNNENSTKPN; this is translated from the coding sequence ATGATGAAAATCGCCATCGCGAGTGACCATCGCGGACGTTCTGCCAAAAGTCAAACGGCGAACCAACTTCGGGAACTTGGTCACGAAATGACTGACTTCGGTCCCGCCGATGACGAGAGCGTCGACTACCCCGATTTTGCCTCTGAAGTCGCCCAAAAAGTGAGCGCCGGTGAGTTCGATCGAGGAATTCTGATCTGCGGAACCGGGATCGGAATGTGCATCACCGCCAACAAATTTCCGGGAATTCGCGGCGTCAATTGCCATGATGAACTGACTGCCGAAATGAGCCGACGTCATAACGACGCCAACATCTTGTGCCTCTCGGGCGACCTGCTCAGCGACCAGTTGGTGGCTCGCATCGTGGATGTCTGGCTCAAAACGGAATTCGAGGGCGGACGGCATGCCCGGCGAGTTGACAAAATCTCACAGATCGAAACGCAGTTGAATAACGAGAACTCGACCAAGCCGAACTGA
- a CDS encoding hydantoinase B/oxoprolinase family protein: protein MNTTNRWEFWIDVGGTFTDCIARSPKNELQTLKTLSSGVIKGQIESLSDSTTFVDPLSIVGPADFWRGYDVRFLDSAGRPTHTSRVSQSEGPTGTLTLADELPDGVGVGTSYELTSGEPAPIVAIRRILGVRLDEPIPPVSLKLGTTRGTNALLERKGARTAFITTRGFADVLLIGNQNRPRLFDLAIEKPFPLFETVVEIDERLADDGSVLSPLDTAAARNELQRLHADGVESIAICLLHAFANPEHEQQVAAIAHEVGFDEVSVSSRLAPLIKIVSRGDTTVMDAYLNPILRDYVSTIRHALGDSKSESRLQLMTSAGGLVGGDQFVGKDSILSGPAGGVIGFSRVAMAAGFPKAIGFDMGGTSTDVARFDGSRGDHRYEMEYETEKAGVRVVAPMLAIETVAAGGGSLCGFDGVKLFVGPESAGAVPGPACYGRGGPLTVTDVNLYLGRILPARFPFPLDREAVEQRLQTLCDQIAASPLGADYTPTKLAAGFVEIANANMVRAIRRISVAKGYDPSEYALVTFGGAGAQHACEIADQLGVQHILIHPFAGILSAYGIGLADVRRFAEHSVLQAGTDDALQELSATFEEMESRLKTEIEAAGVPTEYIQPPRRSLDLRYAGVESVINIPMEKADTIADIRSRYEQQHEQRYGYAHRSRELEITAARVEMIGSTPEPPDRIADRVPRTPTPTESTRVVFGETEHATGVYLRSDLQPGDTIAGPAIICEPTSTVIVTPDYTATIQTRGEILLARQNANSGPISRDSGSKADPVLLEIFNNLFASIAEQMGLTLQQTSCSTNVKERLDFSCAIFSPTGDLVVNAPHIPVHLGAMSETVKRILKDCGPEMQPGDVFVTNDPYRGGSHLPDVTVVTPVYDESAAELLFFTASRAHHAEIGGIVPGSMPPFSKNLAEEGVLIRNVKLIAQGESREDELRALLQSGSYPSRSVADNLADVSAQVAANTSGVRQLRDLIEHYSLPVVQAYMGHIQRAAAEKMRLALRGLPDGEHRFTDHLDDGSPISVTVFIDGDSARVDFTGTGEVLPTNLNANRAIVTAAVLYVFRCLINEDIPLNSGVLDPVEIVLPECLLNPPEHDDPAECAAMVGGNVETSQRVVDVLLGALGLAAASQGTMNNLTFGDDTFGYYETICGGSGATKDAGGADGVHTHMTNTRLTDVEVIERRYPVRIHSFGMRRGSGGDGQKTGGDGIVREIEFLKPLRVSMLSERRGEFTPFGLDDGTNAAAGRNSLRRGGGSDVEDLGGKFSIDVEPGDVLIIETPGGGGFGV from the coding sequence ATGAACACAACGAACCGCTGGGAATTCTGGATCGACGTCGGTGGCACATTCACCGACTGTATTGCCCGTTCCCCGAAAAACGAACTGCAAACGCTGAAAACACTGAGTTCCGGTGTCATCAAAGGGCAAATCGAATCCCTTTCCGATTCGACGACGTTCGTTGATCCCCTAAGCATCGTCGGACCAGCCGATTTTTGGCGGGGCTACGACGTTCGATTTCTAGATTCCGCCGGTCGCCCGACGCACACATCGCGTGTGAGCCAGTCCGAGGGACCCACGGGAACTCTCACGCTCGCAGACGAGTTGCCGGACGGTGTCGGTGTCGGCACGTCTTACGAACTGACATCCGGCGAACCGGCACCGATCGTGGCGATTCGTCGAATCCTCGGCGTGCGATTGGACGAACCGATCCCGCCCGTTTCGCTGAAACTCGGCACCACTCGCGGCACCAACGCCCTACTCGAACGTAAAGGAGCCCGTACAGCATTCATCACGACCCGTGGTTTTGCTGACGTGCTGCTCATTGGGAACCAGAACCGCCCGCGATTGTTTGACCTAGCGATTGAGAAACCATTTCCGTTGTTCGAAACGGTGGTCGAAATCGACGAACGACTCGCCGACGACGGCTCGGTTCTCTCCCCGTTAGACACCGCTGCCGCTCGGAACGAGTTACAACGATTGCACGCCGATGGTGTGGAATCCATCGCGATTTGCCTGCTACACGCCTTCGCGAACCCAGAACACGAACAGCAAGTCGCGGCGATCGCCCATGAGGTTGGTTTCGACGAAGTCAGTGTGTCCAGCCGATTAGCCCCGTTGATCAAGATCGTCTCACGGGGCGATACCACGGTGATGGATGCGTATCTCAATCCGATCCTCCGAGATTACGTCAGCACCATTCGGCACGCGCTCGGTGACTCGAAATCCGAGTCGCGGTTGCAACTCATGACCTCGGCCGGCGGATTGGTCGGTGGTGATCAATTCGTCGGCAAAGACAGCATTCTCTCAGGACCGGCCGGTGGTGTGATTGGATTTTCCCGCGTCGCGATGGCGGCGGGATTCCCGAAAGCGATCGGTTTCGACATGGGTGGAACCAGCACCGATGTCGCACGTTTTGACGGTTCACGTGGCGATCATCGCTACGAAATGGAATACGAGACCGAAAAAGCCGGTGTGCGGGTGGTGGCTCCGATGCTCGCCATCGAAACCGTCGCGGCGGGCGGCGGAAGTTTGTGCGGATTCGATGGTGTGAAACTCTTCGTCGGACCGGAAAGTGCCGGTGCGGTGCCCGGTCCGGCATGTTATGGACGCGGCGGACCGCTCACTGTGACGGACGTCAATTTGTATCTCGGTCGAATCCTCCCTGCTCGATTCCCCTTCCCACTCGATCGCGAGGCTGTCGAACAACGGTTGCAAACGCTCTGTGACCAAATCGCTGCTTCCCCGTTGGGAGCGGACTACACGCCGACGAAGCTCGCGGCTGGTTTCGTCGAAATCGCCAACGCAAACATGGTCCGGGCGATTCGGCGAATTTCCGTCGCCAAGGGTTACGATCCGAGTGAATATGCCCTCGTCACGTTCGGGGGTGCGGGGGCTCAGCATGCGTGTGAAATTGCCGACCAACTCGGTGTTCAACACATCCTCATTCACCCGTTCGCAGGTATTTTGAGTGCCTATGGAATCGGCTTGGCGGATGTCCGCCGATTCGCGGAACACTCGGTGTTGCAAGCGGGAACCGATGACGCGCTTCAAGAACTTTCCGCAACTTTCGAGGAGATGGAATCGCGTCTCAAAACGGAAATCGAAGCGGCTGGCGTTCCCACCGAGTACATCCAACCGCCGCGACGGTCGCTGGATTTGAGGTATGCGGGCGTGGAGTCGGTCATCAATATCCCGATGGAAAAGGCCGACACGATTGCGGACATTCGCAGCCGATACGAACAACAACACGAACAGCGTTACGGTTACGCTCATCGCAGCCGAGAACTGGAAATCACCGCCGCTCGGGTTGAGATGATCGGTTCCACACCCGAACCGCCGGATCGAATTGCCGATCGCGTGCCCCGCACTCCAACCCCCACCGAGTCGACCCGCGTGGTCTTTGGTGAGACGGAACACGCAACCGGTGTTTATCTCCGATCCGACTTACAACCCGGAGACACGATTGCCGGGCCCGCGATCATCTGCGAACCAACCTCGACGGTGATCGTCACCCCCGACTACACCGCCACCATTCAAACTCGCGGCGAAATCTTGTTGGCACGGCAGAACGCCAACTCCGGCCCCATCTCACGCGACTCGGGCTCCAAGGCCGACCCCGTTTTGCTAGAAATTTTCAACAACTTGTTCGCGTCCATCGCCGAGCAAATGGGACTCACGTTGCAACAGACGTCGTGCTCGACGAACGTCAAGGAACGCCTCGATTTTAGTTGTGCGATTTTCTCGCCGACAGGTGATTTGGTCGTCAATGCCCCGCACATTCCGGTGCACCTGGGAGCGATGAGCGAAACCGTCAAACGGATTCTGAAAGACTGCGGTCCAGAGATGCAGCCGGGCGATGTGTTCGTCACCAACGATCCGTACCGCGGCGGCTCCCACCTGCCGGATGTCACCGTGGTCACGCCGGTTTACGATGAAAGCGCAGCCGAACTTCTGTTCTTCACCGCCAGCCGAGCCCATCATGCGGAGATCGGCGGTATCGTGCCGGGAAGCATGCCGCCGTTCTCGAAGAACTTAGCCGAGGAAGGCGTGTTGATCCGCAATGTCAAGCTGATCGCACAGGGCGAATCGCGGGAAGACGAATTACGAGCGTTGCTGCAAAGCGGATCGTATCCATCACGATCCGTGGCAGACAATCTTGCCGATGTCTCCGCTCAAGTGGCGGCCAATACGAGTGGAGTCCGGCAGCTTCGCGACTTGATCGAACACTATTCGTTGCCGGTCGTGCAGGCGTACATGGGACACATTCAGCGGGCGGCGGCCGAGAAAATGCGGCTCGCGTTGCGGGGCTTGCCCGACGGCGAACACCGCTTCACCGATCACCTCGACGACGGTTCGCCGATTTCGGTAACGGTGTTTATTGATGGCGACTCCGCCCGAGTTGATTTCACCGGCACTGGTGAGGTGTTGCCGACGAATCTGAACGCGAACCGGGCCATCGTCACCGCTGCCGTGTTGTACGTGTTTCGATGTCTGATCAACGAAGACATTCCCCTCAACAGCGGCGTGCTTGATCCCGTCGAAATCGTGCTGCCGGAGTGTTTGCTCAATCCGCCCGAACACGACGATCCCGCCGAGTGTGCCGCAATGGTCGGCGGGAACGTGGAGACGTCGCAGCGGGTGGTCGATGTGCTACTCGGTGCCCTTGGACTTGCGGCGGCCAGTCAAGGCACGATGAACAATCTCACCTTCGGCGACGACACGTTCGGTTATTATGAAACCATCTGTGGCGGCAGCGGAGCGACCAAAGACGCTGGCGGAGCCGATGGCGTGCATACGCACATGACGAACACGCGGCTGACGGATGTGGAAGTCATCGAACGTCGCTATCCGGTCCGGATTCACTCGTTCGGTATGCGACGGGGCTCCGGCGGAGACGGCCAGAAAACCGGCGGTGACGGCATTGTTCGCGAAATCGAATTCTTGAAACCGCTTCGTGTGTCGATGCTCTCCGAACGTCGCGGGGAGTTCACACCGTTCGGTTTGGATGACGGAACAAACGCCGCCGCCGGTCGCAATTCACTGCGTCGCGGCGGCGGGTCGGATGTCGAAGACTTGGGTGGCAAATTCTCGATCGATGTCGAGCCGGGCGATGTGCTCATCATCGAAACACCCGGTGGCGGCGGGTTTGGAGTCTAG